From a single Stackebrandtia endophytica genomic region:
- a CDS encoding class I SAM-dependent methyltransferase, whose protein sequence is MEYELRPEITEYYDRGGETTRLITSPSGRLEFLRTQDVLRRLIGPEPMTVLDVGGATGIHARWLAEDGHTVTLVDPVASQVATAATIDGVEALQGDARDLPVADDSFDAVFLLGPLYHLSIKEERLAALAEARRVVRPGGLVTAAAIGRFAPWWDAAIKDELTPTMDGFLQEVTSSGRILPREHGYNGFTTAYTHHPDELADEFTESGMSDIAVYALEGAAWLLSSLGDHLDDDDRSMRLLDGLRRMEREPSLLGTSAHLLAAARQPG, encoded by the coding sequence GTGGAATACGAGCTTCGACCCGAGATCACCGAATACTACGACCGAGGCGGCGAAACCACCCGCCTGATCACCTCCCCGAGCGGCCGACTGGAGTTTCTACGTACTCAGGACGTGCTTCGTCGGCTGATCGGCCCCGAACCGATGACGGTGCTGGACGTCGGCGGAGCCACCGGAATCCATGCGAGGTGGCTCGCCGAGGACGGTCACACCGTGACCCTGGTCGATCCGGTCGCCTCACAGGTGGCCACCGCCGCCACGATCGACGGAGTCGAAGCGCTCCAAGGCGATGCACGTGATCTTCCCGTCGCCGACGACTCGTTCGACGCGGTGTTTCTGTTGGGTCCGCTGTACCACCTGTCCATCAAGGAGGAACGACTGGCGGCGCTGGCCGAGGCCCGTCGCGTCGTCCGGCCCGGTGGACTCGTCACCGCCGCCGCGATCGGCCGCTTCGCGCCCTGGTGGGACGCCGCGATCAAAGACGAACTGACCCCGACGATGGACGGGTTCCTGCAAGAGGTGACCTCGTCGGGCCGGATCCTTCCCCGGGAACACGGGTACAACGGCTTCACCACCGCCTACACTCATCACCCCGACGAACTGGCCGACGAGTTCACCGAGTCCGGAATGTCCGATATTGCGGTGTACGCGCTGGAGGGCGCGGCGTGGTTGCTGTCGTCACTGGGAGACCACCTCGATGACGACGACCGGTCGATGCGTCTGCTGGACGGATTGCGCCGGATGGAACGGGAACCCTCGCTGCTGGGAACCAGCGCCCACCTGCTGGCGGCCGCGCGCCAACCCGGTTAG
- a CDS encoding winged helix-turn-helix domain-containing protein → MTPHPRHRLDELIHAPARLSIMAALAAADELHFGYLRDSIEVSDSLLSKHLSTLEAAGYVVARKGYVGKRPRTWFSLSVGGRAAYDAYLDTLRAIVEGSAPSG, encoded by the coding sequence ATGACGCCTCATCCGCGACACCGTTTGGACGAACTCATCCACGCTCCGGCCAGATTGTCGATCATGGCGGCGCTGGCCGCCGCCGACGAACTGCACTTCGGCTACCTGCGCGACAGCATCGAGGTGTCGGACTCGTTGCTGTCGAAACATCTGAGCACATTGGAGGCCGCCGGGTACGTGGTGGCGCGCAAAGGCTACGTGGGTAAACGCCCCCGCACCTGGTTCAGCTTGTCCGTCGGCGGTCGCGCCGCGTATGACGCCTATCTGGACACATTGCGTGCCATCGTCGAAGGGTCGGCGCCATCAGGGTAG
- a CDS encoding serine hydrolase domain-containing protein, with amino-acid sequence MSTLQQRIQVLADQAVDAGDEAGVQIAVYRDGEPIVDVVAGPADSRTGRAVTAETPFYTYSMGKAMTAVVTHQLVDRGVFGDRGYDATIADFWPEFAAGGKETATIRHALTHTVGIPGLPADVTPEDLCDWDGICATVAGLEAWWQPGTKTAYHAYTFGFILGELVRRAAGQSISEVLDTEVARPLNVAGELWFRMPVAEQSRLARLEDDPARDGMIPPDSPIWKLAPPAVSPDAEFGNRSDILDADIPAGGKMTARAIARMYAAVLGEVDGVRLVSPKAARALSEVAYTSVDAVFGVPTVWSLGLGVGGPGAEPGTGGWFGMGGAGGTYAGMHPATGTSVAVVKNRLGVDMDLAMEVVDLIES; translated from the coding sequence ATGTCAACTCTTCAACAACGAATTCAGGTGCTGGCCGACCAGGCGGTCGACGCCGGGGATGAGGCCGGTGTCCAGATCGCGGTCTACCGGGACGGTGAACCGATCGTGGACGTCGTCGCGGGACCGGCCGATTCCCGTACCGGACGGGCGGTCACCGCCGAGACCCCGTTCTACACCTATTCGATGGGCAAGGCTATGACCGCGGTCGTCACCCACCAACTGGTCGACCGGGGTGTCTTCGGCGACCGGGGTTATGACGCGACCATCGCCGATTTCTGGCCCGAATTCGCCGCCGGTGGAAAGGAAACGGCGACGATTCGTCATGCCCTGACGCACACCGTCGGGATTCCGGGACTACCGGCCGACGTCACGCCTGAAGATCTGTGCGACTGGGACGGCATCTGCGCCACGGTAGCGGGACTGGAGGCCTGGTGGCAGCCGGGCACGAAGACGGCCTATCACGCCTACACCTTCGGGTTCATCCTCGGTGAACTGGTGCGCCGCGCCGCCGGGCAGTCGATATCGGAGGTTCTGGACACCGAGGTTGCGCGCCCCTTGAACGTGGCGGGTGAGCTGTGGTTCCGGATGCCGGTGGCCGAACAGTCCCGTTTGGCGCGGTTGGAGGACGACCCGGCACGCGACGGGATGATCCCGCCGGATTCACCGATCTGGAAACTGGCGCCGCCGGCGGTGTCGCCTGACGCGGAGTTCGGCAATCGTTCCGACATCCTCGACGCCGACATTCCCGCCGGAGGAAAGATGACGGCTCGGGCGATCGCGCGTATGTACGCGGCGGTTCTCGGAGAGGTCGACGGCGTGCGACTGGTGTCGCCGAAGGCTGCCCGGGCGTTGAGCGAGGTGGCCTACACCTCCGTGGACGCGGTCTTCGGCGTACCCACGGTGTGGAGCCTCGGTCTGGGAGTGGGTGGGCCAGGTGCCGAACCGGGCACCGGAGGTTGGTTCGGCATGGGCGGAGCCGGCGGAACCTACGCGGGGATGCACCCGGCGACCGGCACGAGTGTCGCGGTGGTGAAGAACCGCCTCGGCGTCGATATGGATCTGGCGATGGAAGTTGTCGACCTGATCGAGTCCTGA
- a CDS encoding ankyrin repeat domain-containing protein: MARSGDASRLGAYVDAGVPVDLTNEKGDTLIMLAAYHGHTAAVTALLDRGADPNRPNDRGQTPLAGAVFKGEDTVVRALLDGGADPKAGVPSAVDTAGMFGNTKYLEWFTD; this comes from the coding sequence ATGGCCCGCTCCGGTGATGCATCCCGACTGGGCGCCTATGTGGACGCCGGAGTTCCCGTCGACCTCACCAACGAGAAGGGCGACACCCTGATCATGCTGGCGGCCTACCACGGGCACACCGCCGCGGTGACCGCCCTGCTGGACAGGGGCGCCGATCCGAACCGGCCCAACGATCGCGGACAGACGCCACTGGCGGGAGCGGTGTTCAAGGGTGAGGACACCGTGGTGCGGGCACTTCTGGACGGCGGCGCCGACCCCAAAGCCGGGGTTCCGTCGGCCGTCGACACCGCGGGAATGTTCGGCAACACCAAATACCTGGAATGGTTCACCGACTGA
- a CDS encoding class I SAM-dependent methyltransferase — protein sequence MRDYDSQASRYDESHGGEERAEAAARAVDVLLDPASSTVVDLGGGTGIVSHRLRRPERAVIVLDLSSGMLTRAQRRLPGRVVRADGTALPLKDSSVDAVVCVWMLHLLSPAMVTELISQVARVIRPGGLFVTTVDKASAVNDGSDVADLLAPLRSGVASDHSADLLDTTRSLGLHPVDSVVFTGHGQGRSPAAVADSLSERYPGRTQLTRPIAASLRRLPLPHTPRPDPVYRLRSYRKNDEP from the coding sequence ATGCGCGACTATGATTCGCAAGCCAGCCGCTACGACGAGTCCCATGGTGGTGAGGAACGTGCGGAGGCGGCGGCCCGCGCCGTGGACGTCCTACTGGATCCGGCGTCGTCAACGGTGGTCGATCTGGGCGGGGGAACCGGAATCGTGTCGCATCGACTGCGCCGGCCCGAACGTGCCGTGATCGTGCTGGATCTGTCCTCGGGGATGTTGACCCGGGCACAACGACGACTACCCGGTCGGGTCGTGCGGGCCGATGGCACCGCGCTGCCCCTCAAAGATTCCAGCGTGGATGCCGTGGTGTGCGTGTGGATGCTGCACCTGTTGTCACCTGCGATGGTGACCGAATTGATCTCACAAGTCGCGCGAGTGATCCGACCGGGCGGGTTGTTCGTCACGACCGTCGACAAGGCCTCTGCCGTCAACGACGGGTCCGATGTCGCGGACTTGTTGGCGCCGTTGCGATCAGGGGTGGCTTCCGATCACAGTGCGGACCTTCTCGACACGACACGATCGCTCGGACTCCACCCGGTCGACAGTGTCGTGTTCACCGGGCACGGTCAGGGTCGTTCACCGGCGGCGGTCGCCGATTCGCTGTCCGAACGGTATCCGGGGCGCACACAGCTGACCCGCCCCATCGCGGCGAGCCTGCGTCGACTTCCACTGCCTCACACCCCGCGCCCTGACCCGGTGTACCGATTGCGCTCCTATCGAAAGAATGACGAGCCGTGA
- a CDS encoding cation diffusion facilitator family transporter, with protein sequence MLTRRIRWLVAATITYNTIEAVVAISAGAIASSTALIGFGLDSIIEVSSATAVAWQFSARDHEVRQAREKIALRIIAVSFFALAAYVAVESVRALLGGADADHSPIGLTLAALSLVIMPFLSWAQRRAGRELGSASAVADSHQTLLCTYLSAVLLIGLALNWLFGWAWADPVAAIVIAGLAVKEGLNAWRGDACCPTPATFTTAEPATTCDGDCG encoded by the coding sequence ATCCTCACCCGCCGCATCCGATGGCTGGTGGCGGCCACCATCACCTACAACACCATCGAAGCCGTCGTCGCCATTTCGGCCGGAGCGATCGCCTCGTCGACGGCCCTCATCGGGTTCGGTCTCGACTCGATCATCGAGGTCTCCTCGGCGACCGCCGTGGCCTGGCAGTTCTCCGCCCGCGATCATGAGGTTCGCCAGGCACGCGAAAAGATCGCGCTGCGCATCATCGCCGTATCGTTCTTCGCGTTGGCCGCCTATGTCGCCGTCGAATCGGTGCGAGCGCTGCTGGGTGGCGCCGATGCCGACCACTCGCCCATCGGATTGACGCTGGCGGCACTCTCACTGGTCATCATGCCGTTCCTGTCCTGGGCACAACGTCGCGCCGGCCGCGAACTCGGATCGGCCTCCGCCGTCGCCGACTCCCACCAGACACTGCTGTGCACCTACCTGTCGGCGGTACTGCTGATCGGCTTGGCTCTCAACTGGTTGTTCGGATGGGCATGGGCCGACCCGGTGGCAGCCATCGTCATCGCCGGGCTGGCGGTCAAGGAGGGACTCAACGCCTGGCGTGGCGACGCCTGCTGCCCTACCCCCGCCACTTTCACCACTGCCGAACCAGCCACCACCTGCGATGGTGACTGCGGATGA